The Desulfosoma caldarium genome has a window encoding:
- the dprA gene encoding DNA-processing protein DprA: protein MRAELDKNTRAWLSLKLTPELGNTSILRLLERFGSAEAAWAARATADLDSVSGLRREAKAALRAGRTIRPVEKEWRALRDRGWGLICLGDSDYPQNLKNIPDPPAVLYATSAPEPRDLVAIAVVGSRSASPMGLVFTERLCADLGRRGVTVVSGLALGIDSAAHRGAIKGGGRTLAVLGCGLDVLYPRPNADLRADVMVHGALLTEFPLGTPPLAGHFPQRNRILSGLALGVVVVEATAKSGSLITARCALEQGREVFAVPGMARNMRSLGPHLLLRQGATLVETADDILEQIQPMIRPMARPIQAQAVAPKSTPSNLSGAEVALLKCLGDEPVHVDRLCRESGLNASVVTATLLSLELKGLVRQMPGKYFMRLSENT from the coding sequence GTGCGAGCCGAGTTGGACAAGAATACGCGAGCGTGGCTTTCGCTCAAGCTCACCCCGGAATTGGGCAACACTTCCATCTTGAGGCTTTTGGAGCGTTTTGGGTCTGCCGAGGCGGCTTGGGCGGCGCGAGCCACGGCGGATCTGGATTCCGTTTCCGGGCTGCGAAGGGAAGCGAAGGCGGCTCTGCGAGCTGGCCGCACGATTCGCCCCGTGGAAAAGGAATGGCGTGCCCTGCGAGATCGCGGCTGGGGACTCATCTGCCTAGGGGATTCGGATTACCCACAAAACCTGAAAAACATTCCCGACCCTCCCGCAGTTCTTTACGCCACGAGCGCTCCGGAACCTCGAGACCTTGTGGCCATTGCCGTTGTGGGATCCCGGTCTGCTTCACCCATGGGACTTGTCTTTACGGAGAGGCTTTGTGCCGATCTGGGACGGCGGGGTGTCACGGTGGTGAGCGGCTTGGCTTTGGGAATCGACAGTGCCGCGCATCGTGGGGCCATCAAAGGAGGAGGGCGCACTCTAGCGGTTCTGGGCTGCGGATTGGATGTGCTGTACCCTCGCCCCAACGCCGACCTTCGAGCCGATGTGATGGTTCACGGTGCGCTACTAACGGAATTTCCGTTGGGTACACCGCCCTTGGCCGGGCATTTTCCTCAAAGGAACCGCATTCTCAGCGGTCTGGCCCTAGGGGTCGTGGTGGTGGAGGCCACGGCAAAAAGCGGCTCGCTTATCACAGCGCGATGTGCGTTGGAGCAGGGCCGTGAGGTTTTTGCCGTCCCGGGCATGGCGCGGAATATGAGAAGCCTGGGACCTCATCTTTTGCTTCGCCAGGGTGCCACCCTGGTGGAAACGGCCGACGACATTCTGGAACAGATCCAACCCATGATTCGTCCCATGGCACGGCCCATCCAGGCCCAAGCCGTCGCGCCCAAATCAACGCCCTCGAATTTGTCCGGTGCCGAAGTGGCTCTTTTGAAATGTCTCGGCGATGAACCCGTCCATGTGGACCGACTGTGCCGTGAGAGCGGCTTGAATGCCTCCGTGGTCACGGCAACCTTGCTCTCTCTGGAACTCAAAGGGCTTGTGCGCCAGATGCCAGGTAAGTATTTTATGCGGCTTTCTGAAAACACCTGA
- a CDS encoding iron transporter, translated as MATTREVFKQGALKGLSGFLWMAKIVIPVSYGTALLAWTGVLDAITVQLKPFMHHLGLSAIGAVPLIVGGLTSVYGGIAAMSVLPLTTGEMILLANFILICHNMIQETIIQSKSGTRAWKAVLVRVGAAVATVYVLQFFVGTTPHDVAAGEVPRAASQGFMDMTLAWIVATAQLCLKIFVIIMGIMIVLEVAKARNWIQWIVKALGPLLRVMGLSHRVGVLWMTAVVFGLAYGGAVIVEEAKNAALTRRELEALHLSIGVNHSMVEDPMLFLPLGLPPFWLWVPRLVTAICITWCLSLGTYLLSSRARAMSRSNN; from the coding sequence ATGGCAACCACGCGTGAAGTCTTCAAGCAGGGGGCTCTCAAGGGTCTGTCCGGATTTCTATGGATGGCCAAGATCGTCATTCCCGTCTCCTATGGCACCGCGCTGCTGGCATGGACCGGCGTGCTGGATGCCATCACGGTGCAGCTCAAACCCTTCATGCATCACTTGGGCCTTTCGGCCATCGGCGCCGTGCCTCTGATCGTGGGCGGCCTGACCAGTGTCTACGGTGGAATTGCCGCCATGTCGGTTTTGCCCCTCACCACGGGGGAGATGATCCTTCTGGCCAATTTTATTCTCATTTGTCACAACATGATTCAGGAAACCATCATTCAGTCCAAATCGGGCACTCGAGCCTGGAAGGCCGTGCTGGTGCGCGTGGGAGCGGCTGTGGCCACGGTTTATGTGTTGCAGTTTTTCGTCGGCACCACCCCTCATGACGTGGCAGCGGGAGAGGTGCCTCGAGCGGCGTCACAAGGGTTCATGGACATGACGCTGGCTTGGATTGTGGCCACAGCTCAACTGTGTCTTAAGATTTTCGTCATCATCATGGGCATCATGATCGTGCTGGAAGTGGCCAAGGCCCGCAATTGGATTCAATGGATCGTCAAGGCGCTTGGCCCCCTGTTGAGGGTCATGGGCCTATCCCATCGGGTGGGCGTTCTGTGGATGACCGCGGTGGTTTTCGGGTTGGCTTACGGCGGAGCGGTCATCGTGGAAGAAGCCAAGAATGCCGCCTTGACACGACGTGAACTGGAGGCGCTGCATCTGTCCATCGGGGTCAATCATTCCATGGTGGAAGATCCCATGTTGTTTCTGCCTCTGGGATTGCCGCCTTTCTGGCTGTGGGTGCCGCGCCTTGTCACGGCGATCTGTATCACCTGGTGCCTGTCCCTTGGCACTTACCTTCTGTCTTCCAGAGCCAGAGCGATGAGTCGGTCCAACAATTGA
- a CDS encoding D-alanine--D-alanine ligase family protein — protein sequence MAGNRLRVALLAGGVSAEREVSLKSAQQVFHALDKEKYDVVRYDPREDLPRLVQDAPHIDVALIILHGRMGEDGTIQGFLDSLGIPYQGSGVLGSAVAMNKIVSKRLYQQAGIPVAPYVVVDRAKPPTFERIVQELGLPVVVKPEHEGSSIGLSIVRCEDDLPQALAKAWGYDRRCLVEKYIAGIEVTGSVLGNDDLQALPLVEIVPGDRHEFFDYEAKYTPGASKEICPARLSSPLTQRAQELALKAHRALCCRGYSRTDMMVDLEAKEIYVLETNTIPGMTPTSLFPQAAAAAGLSFSQLLDRLIALALEDRR from the coding sequence ATGGCCGGGAACAGGCTGAGGGTTGCGCTGTTGGCCGGAGGGGTATCCGCCGAAAGGGAAGTGTCGCTCAAGAGCGCCCAACAGGTCTTTCACGCCTTGGACAAGGAAAAGTACGACGTGGTTCGCTACGACCCACGGGAAGATCTTCCGCGCCTGGTTCAGGACGCGCCGCACATCGACGTGGCCCTCATTATCCTTCACGGTCGTATGGGAGAAGACGGCACCATTCAAGGTTTTTTGGATTCTTTGGGGATTCCGTACCAAGGGAGCGGCGTTCTGGGAAGCGCCGTGGCCATGAACAAGATCGTCAGCAAGCGCCTTTACCAGCAGGCCGGCATTCCTGTGGCTCCGTATGTGGTAGTCGATCGGGCCAAACCGCCGACCTTTGAGCGCATTGTTCAGGAGCTGGGTCTGCCCGTGGTCGTCAAGCCGGAACATGAAGGATCCAGCATTGGGTTGAGCATTGTGCGTTGCGAAGATGACTTACCTCAAGCCCTGGCGAAAGCATGGGGTTACGATCGGCGATGTCTGGTGGAAAAGTACATCGCCGGCATTGAAGTCACCGGTAGTGTTTTGGGCAATGACGATCTACAGGCTCTGCCCCTGGTGGAAATCGTTCCAGGAGACCGTCATGAATTTTTTGACTATGAAGCCAAGTACACGCCGGGAGCCTCCAAAGAAATCTGCCCGGCGCGCCTCTCCTCGCCGCTGACCCAAAGGGCGCAGGAACTGGCGCTGAAGGCTCATCGCGCTCTGTGCTGCCGAGGCTACAGCCGAACCGATATGATGGTGGATCTTGAGGCGAAAGAAATATATGTCTTGGAAACCAACACCATTCCGGGCATGACGCCAACGAGCCTTTTTCCGCAGGCCGCGGCCGCCGCGGGGCTTTCCTTTTCTCAATTGTTGGACCGACTCATCGCTCTGGCTCTGGAAGACAGAAGGTAA
- a CDS encoding molybdopterin-dependent oxidoreductase: protein MATITLKINGQEVQVEEGATILDAAKKAGVYIPTLCYHPYLPLEEACRICVVEDVRRGWSTLVAACVFPARQGMVIETDSEKVQESRKTILELLLSDHPNACMTCQATGDCELQELAYRHRVKPDAYPGERHKHPVDSDPNPYLHIDMNKCVLCRRCIRACHDVQGADIWTKVGRGFEQRISTAFELPLQDAGCEFCGHCADFCPVDAIGFRSGRYEVRAWELHKGATICLQCPMGCGAIYDTHKGKVVTVHGDFESPANTGALCKIGRFNYNFVNTPNRLRHALVRESSGEHAPASTEAALDLAATKLAEIVEKHGGSAVGIVAGGMLTNEEYYLLQKLARGALRSNNVDNVGGPWQLPLYEGLSSALGLGGMTNPLDDIALAKSLLVLGSNTLEKHAIAALRARKAVREGAVMIVAHPDRVGLTKNAERHLAIRSGSESSLLCGFLKVIVTEKLYDDAFVEKYTQEFDKLERSLEKISLQDVAERTGLSQQEIQEAARLYASQRPAFLIYGADMAQEPASETLYRMGAALQMLLGSVGVSGGGFAAMGVTGNGQGAADFGAWPKYLPGYRSVAQAAARKTVSNLWGVDVPADAGLSWPKMFEAVEKGDLKALYVVGVDPFELGLPERAVESALAKLSLLIVQDCVKTRAVDYAHVVLPGAPFMEKEGTAVNCERRVQKLMPVMAPPGEAKPDFDLIQELLRRLNANLAPADRAQAFDEAVQLIKDMNALRYADLGKKGPCWPVQEDGSGTDRLPLPEDKPTLKFFAARL from the coding sequence ATGGCAACGATCACGTTGAAGATCAATGGCCAGGAAGTGCAGGTGGAAGAGGGCGCGACCATACTCGATGCGGCAAAGAAGGCCGGAGTGTACATACCCACGTTGTGCTACCACCCTTATCTGCCTCTGGAAGAAGCCTGCCGTATATGTGTCGTGGAGGATGTGCGTCGAGGGTGGTCGACGCTTGTTGCCGCCTGTGTCTTTCCGGCCCGCCAGGGTATGGTCATTGAAACCGATTCGGAAAAGGTTCAGGAATCGCGAAAGACCATTTTAGAACTCCTGCTGTCGGATCATCCCAATGCCTGTATGACTTGCCAAGCCACAGGGGACTGCGAGCTTCAGGAGTTGGCTTATCGGCATCGCGTCAAACCTGACGCTTATCCTGGAGAGCGGCACAAACATCCCGTGGATTCGGATCCCAATCCCTACCTGCACATCGACATGAACAAGTGCGTGCTGTGTCGCCGATGCATTCGCGCCTGTCACGACGTGCAAGGAGCCGACATTTGGACCAAGGTGGGGCGCGGCTTTGAACAGCGCATCTCCACAGCCTTTGAACTACCCTTGCAGGATGCCGGCTGTGAATTCTGCGGCCATTGTGCGGACTTTTGTCCCGTGGATGCCATCGGATTTCGGTCGGGCCGTTATGAAGTGCGCGCATGGGAGTTGCACAAAGGCGCGACCATCTGTCTGCAATGCCCCATGGGATGCGGGGCCATCTATGATACGCACAAAGGCAAAGTTGTGACGGTCCACGGGGACTTTGAATCTCCGGCCAACACAGGGGCCCTGTGTAAGATAGGGCGTTTCAACTACAACTTCGTCAACACACCCAATCGGCTTCGGCACGCACTCGTGCGCGAATCTTCAGGCGAACACGCCCCGGCGTCCACCGAGGCGGCTTTAGATCTGGCGGCGACCAAGCTGGCCGAAATTGTTGAAAAGCATGGAGGCTCGGCTGTCGGGATTGTGGCTGGCGGCATGCTCACCAACGAAGAATATTACTTGCTGCAGAAGTTGGCCCGTGGTGCCTTGCGCTCCAACAATGTGGACAACGTGGGCGGGCCGTGGCAGCTGCCACTCTATGAAGGGCTGAGCAGTGCTCTGGGCTTGGGCGGCATGACCAATCCTCTGGACGACATCGCATTGGCCAAAAGCTTGCTCGTTCTAGGATCCAACACGTTGGAAAAGCATGCCATCGCAGCCTTGCGCGCTCGCAAGGCGGTGCGGGAAGGCGCCGTGATGATTGTGGCGCATCCGGATCGTGTGGGGTTGACGAAAAATGCGGAGCGCCATCTGGCCATTCGGTCCGGATCGGAATCCAGTCTTCTGTGCGGTTTTCTTAAAGTCATCGTAACGGAAAAGCTTTACGATGACGCCTTTGTGGAAAAATACACGCAGGAATTTGACAAACTGGAACGCAGTTTGGAAAAGATCAGCTTGCAGGACGTGGCGGAACGCACGGGCCTTTCCCAACAAGAAATTCAAGAAGCCGCTCGACTCTATGCCTCGCAAAGGCCGGCTTTTTTGATCTACGGGGCGGATATGGCTCAGGAACCCGCCAGTGAAACCCTGTACCGCATGGGAGCGGCGTTGCAGATGCTTTTGGGATCCGTGGGCGTGTCGGGAGGCGGCTTTGCGGCCATGGGCGTGACCGGAAACGGCCAAGGAGCCGCGGACTTTGGCGCATGGCCCAAGTATTTGCCGGGATATCGCAGTGTGGCGCAGGCGGCGGCGCGAAAGACGGTAAGCAATCTGTGGGGCGTGGATGTTCCGGCCGACGCCGGCCTGAGCTGGCCGAAAATGTTTGAAGCGGTGGAAAAGGGGGATCTCAAGGCCCTGTATGTGGTCGGTGTGGATCCCTTTGAATTGGGCTTGCCGGAACGTGCAGTGGAAAGCGCTTTGGCCAAGTTATCCCTCCTTATCGTCCAGGATTGTGTCAAAACGCGAGCGGTGGATTACGCCCACGTGGTGCTGCCCGGAGCTCCCTTCATGGAAAAGGAAGGGACAGCCGTCAATTGCGAGCGGCGTGTCCAAAAGCTCATGCCTGTCATGGCCCCTCCAGGTGAAGCCAAGCCGGACTTTGATCTCATTCAAGAACTGCTTCGCCGATTGAATGCCAATCTGGCGCCGGCCGACCGAGCCCAGGCCTTTGATGAAGCGGTGCAACTGATCAAGGACATGAATGCCCTGCGATATGCGGATCTGGGTAAGAAAGGCCCATGTTGGCCTGTTCAAGAAGACGGGTCCGGCACGGACCGGCTACCGCTCCCGGAAGACAAGCCGACCTTGAAGTTTTTCGCCGCTCGGCTATAA
- the topA gene encoding type I DNA topoisomerase: protein MAPSLLIVESPTKAKTLNRYLGKDFIVKASVGHVKDLPKTKLGIDVENQFKPEYQVLRAKKKVLKELNEAAAKAQAVYLGPDPDREGEAIAWHIAEELKINGKPLYRVLFYELTPKAIREALQNPGRLNQNLYDAQQARRILDRLVGYLISPILWEKVKRGLSAGRVQSVALRLICEREREIQQFVPEEYWSITAELSPKRDEGVTDTAELFEAKLWRIGAKKCELRSKEQTEAVLKALEGNTFHVLKVEKKQRRKNAPPPFITSTLQQEAARKLRFPAKKTMRVAQRLYEGVDIGHEGAVGLITYMRTDSTRLSDEALKAARAYIGERYGAPYLPSKPNVYKTKAGAQDAHEAIRPTDVARTPESLEKFLSRDELALYSLIWKRFVACQMSPAQIAQTTVTIEARAKGQDKGDGISCEGARKRGGRVHWFRATGSVVDFPGFMVLYTESDDDEAEGKNGTAQGRLPALVEGQLLNLHKLVPKQHFTQPPPRYSEASLIKELEERGIGRPSTYATIVTTIVDREYVQENRRHLAPTELGLLINDLLTAHFPEIVDVEFTAKMEHSLDEVENGTRPYLKVLEEFYERFRTTLSEAQKNMLNLKVAGLPTGVNCPECDGPLHIRFGRNGPFLSCANYPQCRFTSNYRRDEKGQIQLEEREFSGQMCDKCGSPMVLKKGRFGEFLACSAYPQCKHTRPVSLGVACPREGCDGEIVERYSKKGKKFYGCTRYPECHVVLWDRPIAGTCPHCGSPALLEKAGKKGDKYITCARAGCRYKAPVES from the coding sequence ATGGCGCCATCGCTTTTGATCGTGGAAAGTCCCACGAAAGCCAAGACACTGAACCGGTACCTGGGAAAGGATTTCATCGTGAAGGCCTCCGTGGGCCACGTCAAGGACTTGCCCAAAACCAAGCTGGGCATCGACGTGGAAAACCAATTCAAGCCCGAGTATCAGGTCCTGCGCGCCAAGAAAAAGGTGCTTAAGGAACTGAACGAAGCGGCCGCCAAGGCCCAAGCCGTCTATCTCGGGCCCGACCCGGATCGGGAGGGGGAGGCCATTGCATGGCATATCGCCGAAGAATTGAAAATCAACGGAAAGCCCCTTTACCGGGTGCTCTTTTACGAACTGACACCCAAGGCAATTCGAGAGGCTTTGCAAAATCCGGGGCGACTCAATCAAAACCTCTATGATGCGCAACAAGCCCGGCGCATTCTGGATCGGCTTGTGGGCTATCTCATCTCTCCCATTCTTTGGGAAAAAGTCAAACGGGGGCTCAGTGCAGGAAGAGTTCAGTCCGTGGCCCTGAGACTCATTTGCGAACGTGAGCGAGAAATTCAGCAGTTCGTTCCGGAAGAATATTGGAGCATCACGGCCGAGCTATCCCCTAAGCGGGATGAGGGTGTCACGGACACGGCGGAGCTCTTTGAAGCCAAGCTGTGGCGCATCGGGGCCAAGAAATGCGAACTGCGCTCCAAAGAGCAGACGGAGGCGGTGCTCAAGGCCCTGGAAGGGAATACCTTTCACGTGCTCAAGGTGGAAAAAAAGCAGCGCCGCAAGAACGCTCCCCCACCCTTCATCACCAGCACGCTGCAACAGGAAGCGGCGCGAAAATTGCGCTTTCCGGCAAAAAAAACCATGCGCGTGGCCCAAAGACTCTACGAAGGCGTCGACATCGGCCATGAAGGCGCTGTGGGATTGATCACCTACATGCGCACGGACTCCACACGCCTTTCAGACGAGGCGCTCAAAGCCGCTCGAGCCTACATCGGCGAGCGCTACGGTGCTCCGTATCTGCCTTCCAAGCCCAATGTGTACAAGACAAAGGCCGGAGCGCAGGACGCTCACGAGGCCATTCGGCCCACCGATGTGGCGCGAACCCCGGAATCCTTGGAAAAGTTCCTGTCCCGAGACGAACTGGCTCTTTATAGCCTGATCTGGAAGCGGTTCGTGGCCTGTCAAATGAGCCCTGCACAGATTGCTCAAACCACCGTAACCATTGAAGCCCGAGCCAAGGGACAGGACAAAGGGGATGGAATATCGTGCGAAGGAGCGAGAAAAAGAGGCGGCCGTGTCCACTGGTTTCGTGCCACGGGATCCGTTGTGGATTTTCCAGGCTTCATGGTCCTTTATACGGAAAGTGACGACGATGAGGCCGAAGGAAAGAACGGAACGGCTCAAGGACGCCTTCCGGCGCTTGTGGAAGGACAACTTTTGAATCTTCACAAACTCGTTCCCAAACAACACTTCACGCAGCCCCCTCCTCGATATTCGGAGGCGAGTTTGATCAAGGAACTGGAGGAACGAGGTATTGGCCGTCCCAGCACCTACGCGACCATTGTCACCACCATTGTGGACCGCGAGTACGTGCAGGAAAACCGCAGACACCTGGCGCCCACCGAACTGGGCCTGCTGATCAACGATCTCCTGACGGCCCATTTTCCCGAGATCGTCGATGTGGAATTTACGGCCAAAATGGAGCACAGTCTGGACGAGGTGGAAAACGGCACACGCCCGTATCTCAAAGTCCTGGAGGAATTCTACGAACGCTTTCGCACCACACTGAGCGAAGCCCAAAAGAACATGCTAAACCTCAAGGTGGCCGGCCTGCCCACGGGGGTCAACTGTCCGGAGTGTGATGGGCCTTTGCACATACGGTTCGGCCGCAACGGGCCCTTTCTCTCCTGCGCCAATTACCCACAGTGCCGATTCACGTCCAACTATCGCCGGGACGAAAAAGGCCAAATCCAATTGGAGGAGCGGGAATTCTCGGGCCAAATGTGTGACAAATGTGGCAGTCCCATGGTGTTGAAAAAAGGCCGGTTCGGTGAATTCCTTGCCTGCAGCGCGTACCCTCAGTGCAAGCACACGCGGCCTGTAAGTCTGGGGGTGGCGTGCCCTCGAGAAGGCTGCGATGGGGAGATTGTGGAGCGCTACAGCAAGAAGGGGAAGAAATTTTACGGATGCACGCGCTATCCGGAATGCCATGTGGTATTGTGGGATCGACCCATTGCCGGCACCTGCCCTCACTGCGGTTCTCCGGCATTGCTGGAAAAGGCAGGTAAGAAAGGCGATAAATACATCACCTGCGCCCGTGCAGGTTGTCGTTACAAAGCCCCTGTGGAATCCTAG
- a CDS encoding HD domain-containing protein: protein MKIPTMIECLEILQRVNLPAHIVAHSLQVARCAVTLARHLNGNSHRLHLDLVCAGGLLHDIAKDISLKTGENHAHLGASMLEEMGLSLVAPIVRDHIFLDESMLKAPFSESIVVNYADKRVKHEAIVLLDERFEDLLARYGTTPEKLAHLKRRWQLYKTLERTLFAHTSLKPEQLAQEAAHLSVESNLDL, encoded by the coding sequence TTGAAAATCCCGACCATGATTGAATGCTTGGAAATTTTGCAAAGGGTGAACCTGCCCGCTCACATCGTGGCCCACAGCCTTCAGGTGGCCCGATGCGCCGTGACTCTGGCCCGCCATCTCAACGGCAACAGCCATCGGCTTCACCTGGACTTGGTCTGCGCCGGCGGGCTTCTTCACGACATCGCCAAGGACATCTCGCTCAAGACCGGAGAAAACCACGCTCATCTGGGCGCTTCCATGCTGGAAGAGATGGGCCTGAGCCTTGTTGCCCCCATCGTGCGCGACCACATTTTTTTGGATGAAAGCATGCTGAAGGCCCCTTTTTCCGAGTCCATCGTGGTCAACTACGCCGACAAGCGCGTCAAGCACGAAGCCATTGTGCTGCTGGACGAAAGGTTTGAGGACTTGCTGGCCCGCTACGGCACCACACCCGAAAAACTGGCCCATCTCAAGCGCCGCTGGCAGCTCTACAAGACCCTGGAACGCACGCTTTTCGCCCATACGTCGCTCAAACCGGAACAGCTGGCGCAGGAAGCCGCTCACTTGAGCGTGGAGTCAAATCTTGATTTGTGA
- a CDS encoding prepilin peptidase — MDYEPLPSWLGSAATFLVGCCLGSFYNVVIHRWPKGESIVSPPSRCPACGAFIRWYDNLPIISFVMLRGRCRQCRQGISWRYPAVELLTGLMTAGLWRLFGWSASFFVFFTFGSLLLLITFIDLDTYLIPDVLSLGGLILGLGASAVLPHMTWVESFGGAVLGGGLFFAVAWGYQRWRKQDGLGGGDIKLLAMIGAFIGWKGVLFTVFVSSLVGAAVGLLVMARSRQGLVTRIPYGPFLSLGAICYVFWGERLSQWYFESLGL, encoded by the coding sequence ATGGACTATGAACCATTGCCCTCCTGGCTCGGATCTGCCGCCACGTTCCTGGTAGGGTGTTGCCTAGGAAGCTTTTACAATGTGGTCATTCACCGGTGGCCCAAAGGCGAATCCATTGTGTCCCCGCCATCGCGTTGTCCTGCCTGCGGCGCCTTCATTCGCTGGTACGACAATCTCCCGATCATCAGTTTTGTGATGCTTCGAGGCCGATGCCGTCAGTGCCGACAGGGCATCTCCTGGCGCTATCCCGCCGTGGAACTCTTGACGGGACTCATGACTGCGGGGCTGTGGCGGCTGTTTGGATGGAGCGCGTCCTTTTTCGTCTTTTTCACGTTTGGAAGTCTGCTATTGCTTATTACTTTCATCGACCTGGACACCTATCTCATCCCCGACGTGTTGTCTCTCGGCGGTCTCATACTGGGTCTAGGGGCATCCGCTGTGTTGCCTCACATGACGTGGGTCGAGTCCTTTGGAGGTGCGGTGCTGGGCGGCGGGCTGTTTTTTGCGGTGGCCTGGGGCTATCAGCGATGGCGCAAACAGGACGGGCTTGGCGGTGGAGATATCAAGCTGCTGGCCATGATCGGAGCTTTCATCGGGTGGAAGGGGGTGTTGTTCACCGTTTTCGTCTCCTCACTCGTAGGTGCTGCCGTGGGGCTTTTGGTCATGGCGCGATCCCGACAGGGGTTGGTGACGCGCATTCCCTATGGCCCGTTTCTCTCGCTGGGCGCTATCTGCTACGTGTTTTGGGGAGAACGCCTTTCGCAATGGTATTTTGAAAGTCTGGGCCTTTAA
- a CDS encoding RsmE family RNA methyltransferase, producing the protein MTRRWFFYESLEAPGVTVCLNPEVSHHVWRVLRHRPHDAVELCDGQGRKARAIIREYRQGRVVLEIMQVWQEPREAINTVLLIPWARSDRMDLVVRQAVELGVGELWFFASERSQYSVHGTQKEKRLKRYHKIALEALCQCGGAWLPIVCSEDSLEDVWVRLEERPPNAVNEIRLLACEAEPRENLLALHDRYPLAHRIVAAVGPEGGWTDGERQAFQARGFIPVSLGKHVLRFETACTAVLAAVEVLWKQAFHK; encoded by the coding sequence ATGACGCGCCGTTGGTTTTTCTATGAATCCTTGGAAGCTCCGGGAGTGACGGTTTGCTTGAATCCCGAAGTGTCCCATCACGTCTGGCGAGTTCTTCGACATCGCCCCCATGACGCGGTGGAACTCTGCGACGGCCAGGGGAGAAAAGCTCGAGCCATCATTCGTGAGTATCGACAGGGGCGAGTTGTCTTGGAGATCATGCAGGTGTGGCAGGAGCCTCGGGAGGCCATCAACACGGTGCTGCTCATTCCATGGGCACGGTCGGACCGCATGGATCTTGTGGTGCGACAGGCCGTGGAACTGGGTGTCGGCGAACTGTGGTTCTTTGCGTCGGAACGCAGCCAATACAGCGTCCACGGGACTCAGAAAGAAAAAAGGTTGAAACGGTACCATAAAATCGCACTAGAGGCTCTGTGCCAATGTGGCGGCGCGTGGCTTCCCATCGTGTGCAGTGAAGATTCCTTAGAAGACGTGTGGGTTCGGTTGGAAGAAAGGCCGCCGAATGCGGTCAACGAAATCCGGCTTCTCGCCTGTGAAGCGGAACCTCGAGAAAACCTTCTAGCCCTTCATGATCGCTATCCGCTGGCTCACCGCATTGTGGCGGCGGTGGGGCCCGAAGGCGGGTGGACGGATGGTGAACGTCAAGCCTTTCAAGCGCGAGGTTTTATCCCAGTATCCTTAGGCAAGCATGTGTTGCGCTTTGAAACAGCCTGCACAGCGGTGTTGGCCGCCGTCGAGGTTCTCTGGAAACAGGCGTTTCACAAATAG